A genomic segment from Necator americanus strain Aroian chromosome III, whole genome shotgun sequence encodes:
- a CDS encoding hypothetical protein (NECATOR_CHRIII.G9620.T3), with translation MTVGGPTITLSNGVKMPQVGLGTWQSSPAEVKGAVKAAIEAGYRLIDTAALYQNEGAIGEVIHELIQAGKIKREDLFITTKLWVTHLHPDDIESAIRESLRLLQVDYVDLYIPHMPACFNHDMTAQNHSVKVEDVWKGLEAIYKKGLTKAIGLSNFSGEQVERIMKIAEIPIHNLQVELHLYWPQHELHEICKKHNISITSYATLGSPGRVNFKLPSGAKMEWAPAPADMDDPNVKKLAEKYKKTPAQILLRYVMDRNIAVIPKSVNPSRIVENFQVFDFKLTPDEIKELETTPHRQRLFMQNFMEGHPEDPFASERKH, from the exons ATGACTGTTGGAGGCCCAACGATCACTCTTTCAAATGGAGTGAAAATGCCTCAAGTTGGCTTGGGAACATGGCAA TCCTCTCCCGCCGAAGTGAAGGGAGCGGTGAAAGCGGCTATTGAAGCTGGGTATCGTCTTATCGACACAGCTGCTCTCTATCAGAACGAAGGCGCTATCGGTGAGGTCATTCACGAACTGATCCAGGCCGGAAAGATTAAGCGGGAGGACCTCTTCATCACGACTAAG TTGTGGGTCACACATCTTCATCCGGATGATATTGAATCTGCAATACGGGAATCACTTCGTCTTCTTCAAGTCGACTACGTCGACCTTTATATTCCACATATGCCGGCTTGTTTTAAT catgACATGACCGCACAGAACCATTCAGTGAAAGTGGAAGATGTCTGGAAAGGGTTGGAAGCTATTTACAAGAAAGGTTTGACGAAAGCTATTGGCCTCTCGAACTTCAGCGGTGAACAAGTCGAACGCATCATGAAAATCGCTGAGATTCCCATCCACAATTTGCAG GTTGAACTACATCTCTACTGGCCTCAACATGAATTGCATGAAATTTGCAAGAAACACAATATCTCCATCACTTCTTATGCTACCTTAGGATCGCCAGGACGTGTTAACTTCAAACTTCCTAGTGGAGC aaaaatggaatgGGCTCCCGCTCCAGCCGATATGGATGACCCGAATGTCAAAAAGCTGGCCGAGAAGTACAAGAAAACTCCGGCTCAG ATCCTGTTGCGTTATGTTATGGACAGAAACATTGCTGTGATCCCTAAATCCGTAAATCCTTCAAGGATCGTGGAGAATTTCCAG gttTTTGACTTCAAATTGACCCCGGATGAAATCAAAGAGCTCGAGACGACACCTCATCGTCAAAGACTTTTCATGCAAAATTT cATGGAAGGGCACCCAGAGGATCCATTCGCATCGGAGAGGAAACACTGA
- a CDS encoding hypothetical protein (NECATOR_CHRIII.G9620.T1), giving the protein MTVGGPTITLSNGVKMPQVGLGTWQSSPAEVKGAVKAAIEAGYRLIDTAALYQNEGAIGEVIHELIQAGKIKREDLFITTKVFSIGRNDSQHI; this is encoded by the exons ATGACTGTTGGAGGCCCAACGATCACTCTTTCAAATGGAGTGAAAATGCCTCAAGTTGGCTTGGGAACATGGCAA TCCTCTCCCGCCGAAGTGAAGGGAGCGGTGAAAGCGGCTATTGAAGCTGGGTATCGTCTTATCGACACAGCTGCTCTCTATCAGAACGAAGGCGCTATCGGTGAGGTCATTCACGAACTGATCCAGGCCGGAAAGATTAAGCGGGAGGACCTCTTCATCACGACTAAG GTATTTTCGATAGGCCGAAATGATAGCCAACACATATGA
- a CDS encoding hypothetical protein (NECATOR_CHRIII.G9621.T1): protein MMLFDFLARRDATREHFKAIATNGSITGARSSKSTKNGSTGDTDPIMLGAPVQASPQLLPKCSVIRKTLPRLTHNM, encoded by the exons atgatgctcttcgacttcctcgcgagaagagatgccacCAGGGAACACTTTAAAGCGATTgcgacaaatggaagtattactggtgcccgctcgagcaaatcgacgaagaacgggagcacaggtgatacag ATCCCATCATGTTAGGAGCTCCTGTACAAGCATCGCCGCAACTGCTCCCGAAGTGTTCCGTGATCAGAAAAACTCTTCCTCGTCTGACGCATAATATGTAG
- a CDS encoding hypothetical protein (NECATOR_CHRIII.G9620.T2), translating to MRLISRGTQSLTALLWVTHLHPDDIESAIRESLRLLQVDYVDLYIPHMPACFNHDMTAQNHSVKVEDVWKGLEAIYKKGLTKAIGLSNFSGEQVERIMKIAEIPIHNLQVELHLYWPQHELHEICKKHNISITSYATLGSPGRVNFKLPSGAKMEWAPAPADMDDPNVKKLAEKYKKTPAQILLRYVMDRNIAVIPKSVNPSRIVENFQVFDFKLTPDEIKELETTPHRQRLFMQNFMEGHPEDPFASERKH from the exons atgcgcttaatatcgcgtggtacccagtcgctcacggctctg TTGTGGGTCACACATCTTCATCCGGATGATATTGAATCTGCAATACGGGAATCACTTCGTCTTCTTCAAGTCGACTACGTCGACCTTTATATTCCACATATGCCGGCTTGTTTTAAT catgACATGACCGCACAGAACCATTCAGTGAAAGTGGAAGATGTCTGGAAAGGGTTGGAAGCTATTTACAAGAAAGGTTTGACGAAAGCTATTGGCCTCTCGAACTTCAGCGGTGAACAAGTCGAACGCATCATGAAAATCGCTGAGATTCCCATCCACAATTTGCAG GTTGAACTACATCTCTACTGGCCTCAACATGAATTGCATGAAATTTGCAAGAAACACAATATCTCCATCACTTCTTATGCTACCTTAGGATCGCCAGGACGTGTTAACTTCAAACTTCCTAGTGGAGC aaaaatggaatgGGCTCCCGCTCCAGCCGATATGGATGACCCGAATGTCAAAAAGCTGGCCGAGAAGTACAAGAAAACTCCGGCTCAG ATCCTGTTGCGTTATGTTATGGACAGAAACATTGCTGTGATCCCTAAATCCGTAAATCCTTCAAGGATCGTGGAGAATTTCCAG gttTTTGACTTCAAATTGACCCCGGATGAAATCAAAGAGCTCGAGACGACACCTCATCGTCAAAGACTTTTCATGCAAAATTT cATGGAAGGGCACCCAGAGGATCCATTCGCATCGGAGAGGAAACACTGA
- a CDS encoding hypothetical protein (NECATOR_CHRIII.G9622.T1), with protein sequence MATTVVGRPVHHPPLETNTSSKNLEEQPWYHGLRPRNDIICLLKTPGDWLVRSTDSRDIPEIIISVRVKGKKKDHSHLTLKFENNKWSLSATRKKGGPRFDTVVDLVEYYKKHELPGHIVMKTPIPRPKWLIKHDMCKFDMLKDLIGTGNFCKVFRGTYEREKNDIVPVAIKICHGASVQQVTEEAKQARESMIHEAQLMSYYVHKHVIQLYGVACDHYPVMIVMEYCPGGNLQVHMQKQKEKVSVPERISLCYEASAGMRYLHTKGCVHRDLAARNCLLSDVGLKHTAKAHNLKGQLPEGSTESLATTIRFVTLNCRTLSSELQQAALSRLLRYLSAPFAALQETRMRGRPVISIENYTIYCGDAVENKVGGCAIAVRNDYKNLVEEFGSTSSRCAFLRLQDRRGRKLWVVSAHASTETAEDNSKDAFYDELNALMSKIPSQQVVIVGVDANAKMGLEQQSDVLGKWYYPAECTSDNGDNGDNVWSTYANRRASSSLPRLRGIIDAISSRGRGQPF encoded by the exons ATGGCAACTACTGTTGTTGGTCGACCAGTACACCATCCACCATTAGAGACTAATACTTCGTCGAAAAATCTTGAAGAACAACCATGGTATCATGGATTGCGACCACGAAATGATATAAT ATGTCTCCTTAAAACACCAGGTGATTGGCTAGTTCGATCGACGGATTCAAGGgatattccagaaattattatttctgttcgtgttaaaggaaagaagaaagatcaCTCACATTTAACTTTGAA atttgaaaataataaatggtcCCTTAGCGCTACCAGGAAGAAAGGAGGGCCTCGTTTTGATACTGTTGTGGATTTAGTTGAATATTATAAG aagcaTGAACTTCCTGGACATATTGTTATGAAGACCCCTATACCACGACCAAAATGGTTGATAAAGCACGATATGTGCAAATTTGACATGCTTAAG GATCTGATCGGAACGgggaatttttgcaaagtttttcGTGGAACATACGAACGCGAAAAGAACGACATTGTTCCTGTAGCTATAAAA ATCTGTCATGGTGCTTCGGTACAACAAGTAACAGAAGAGGCAAAGCAAGCGAGAGAATCAATGATTCACGAGGCTCAGCTGATGAGTTACTACGTTCATAAACATGTTATTCAG CTTTATGGGGTTGCATGCGACCATTATCCAGTAATGATTGTAATGGAATATTGTCCGGGTGGAAATTTACAGGTGCACATgcaaaagcagaaagaaaaagtttcagTGCCGGAAAGAATATCACTGTGCTATGAG GCTTCGGCTGGAATGAGATATCTGCACACGAAAGGTTGCGTGCACCGTGATCTAGCTGCAAGGAACTGCTTGTTATCAGATGTTGGATTGaag cacaccgccaaagcccataacctgaaaggtcaactgcctgaagggagcacggaatctttggcaacaaccattcgtttcgtcacgctgaactgccgaacactatcgagtgaactccaacaagccgctctatccagacttctgcgatatctcagtgcgccttttgctgcactgcaggaaacacgcatgaggggtcggcccgtcatcagcatcgaaaattacaccatatactgcggcgatgctgttgagaacaaagtaggtggctgcgcgatagctgtgaggaacgattacaagaacctggtggaggaatttggctcaacgtcgtctagatgcgcctttctacgactgcaggatcgcagaggacgtaaactctgggtcgtaagtgctcacgcatctacggaaaccgctgaggacaacagtaaggacgccttctacgatgaactcaatgcgttgatgtctaaaataccaagccagcaggtggtcattgtcggagtcgacgcaaatgcgaagatgggactcgaacagcaatccgatgtgctaggaaaatggtattatccagcggagtgtacgtcggacaacggtgacaaCGGTGACAACGTTTGGTCGACCtatgcgaacagacgggcctcatcatcgcttccacgtttaagaggaatcatcgacgccatcagctcacgtggcaggggtcaacccttttaa
- a CDS encoding hypothetical protein (NECATOR_CHRIII.G9622.T4), translating to MATTVVGRPVHHPPLETNTSSKNLEEQPWYHGLRPRNDIICLLKTPGDWLVRSTDSRDIPEIIISVRVKGKKKDHSHLTLKFENNKWSLSATRKKGGPRFDTVVDLVEYYKKHELPGHIVMKTPIPRPKWLIKHDMCKFDMLKDLIGTGNFCKVFRGTYEREKNDIVPVAIKICHGASVQQVTEEAKQARESMIHEAQLMSYYVHKHVIQLYGVACDHYPVMIVMEYCPGGNLQVHMQKQKEKVSVPERISLCYEASAGMRYLHTKGCVHRDLAARNCLLSDVGLKHTAKAHNLKGQLPEGSTESLATTIRFVTLNCRTLSSELQQAALSRLLRYLSAPFAALQETRMRGRPVISIENYTIYCGDAVENKVGGCAIAVRNDYKNLVEEFGSTSSRCAFLRLQDRRGRKLWVVSAHASTETAEDNSKDAFYDELNALMSKIPSQQVVIVGVDANAKMGLEQQSDVLGKWYYPAECTSDNGDNGDNRNHRRHQLTWQGSTLLTPEEQIKRKMRTLKLQLDYVLARNIPQSDIRKSRAVWDVAFDSDQRPVLLSFKIRFHKRNRGVPPQPKIDMAGPKDDECRRKFRKRVSIHVGVRTRKKLSDANSFTKCIQDAARETLPVLLPRKKFAFASAETKSTYNSVFDARSAGDFNQEKRLRKKLRRQLQQDRDNEWASRAMEFEKAWEDRNPRKAYALLKHGVAVGEATLPIWKEHFKTLLNRLASSAPELEHVHRPTYAVNEEPPTESEVLVCIQKMEIGKSGGDDGIKDHPFNMDRRKDT from the exons ATGGCAACTACTGTTGTTGGTCGACCAGTACACCATCCACCATTAGAGACTAATACTTCGTCGAAAAATCTTGAAGAACAACCATGGTATCATGGATTGCGACCACGAAATGATATAAT ATGTCTCCTTAAAACACCAGGTGATTGGCTAGTTCGATCGACGGATTCAAGGgatattccagaaattattatttctgttcgtgttaaaggaaagaagaaagatcaCTCACATTTAACTTTGAA atttgaaaataataaatggtcCCTTAGCGCTACCAGGAAGAAAGGAGGGCCTCGTTTTGATACTGTTGTGGATTTAGTTGAATATTATAAG aagcaTGAACTTCCTGGACATATTGTTATGAAGACCCCTATACCACGACCAAAATGGTTGATAAAGCACGATATGTGCAAATTTGACATGCTTAAG GATCTGATCGGAACGgggaatttttgcaaagtttttcGTGGAACATACGAACGCGAAAAGAACGACATTGTTCCTGTAGCTATAAAA ATCTGTCATGGTGCTTCGGTACAACAAGTAACAGAAGAGGCAAAGCAAGCGAGAGAATCAATGATTCACGAGGCTCAGCTGATGAGTTACTACGTTCATAAACATGTTATTCAG CTTTATGGGGTTGCATGCGACCATTATCCAGTAATGATTGTAATGGAATATTGTCCGGGTGGAAATTTACAGGTGCACATgcaaaagcagaaagaaaaagtttcagTGCCGGAAAGAATATCACTGTGCTATGAG GCTTCGGCTGGAATGAGATATCTGCACACGAAAGGTTGCGTGCACCGTGATCTAGCTGCAAGGAACTGCTTGTTATCAGATGTTGGATTGaag cacaccgccaaagcccataacctgaaaggtcaactgcctgaagggagcacggaatctttggcaacaaccattcgtttcgtcacgctgaactgccgaacactatcgagtgaactccaacaagccgctctatccagacttctgcgatatctcagtgcgccttttgctgcactgcaggaaacacgcatgaggggtcggcccgtcatcagcatcgaaaattacaccatatactgcggcgatgctgttgagaacaaagtaggtggctgcgcgatagctgtgaggaacgattacaagaacctggtggaggaatttggctcaacgtcgtctagatgcgcctttctacgactgcaggatcgcagaggacgtaaactctgggtcgtaagtgctcacgcatctacggaaaccgctgaggacaacagtaaggacgccttctacgatgaactcaatgcgttgatgtctaaaataccaagccagcaggtggtcattgtcggagtcgacgcaaatgcgaagatgggactcgaacagcaatccgatgtgctaggaaaatggtattatccagcggagtgtacgtcggacaacggtgacaaCGGTGACAAC aggaatcatcgacgccatcagctcacgtggcaggggtcaacccttttaacgcctgaagagcagatcaagcggaagatgaggactcttaaacttcagctcgactacgttctggcgaggaacattcctcagtcagatatccgaaaatctagagctgtttgggacgtcgcgttcgactctgaccaacgtccagttcttctcagcttcaagatacggttccacaagagaaaccgaggagttcctcctcaaccgaaaatcgacatggcaggtccgaaagacgatgaatgcagaagaaaattccgcaaacgtgtgtctattcatgttggagtacggaccaggaagaagcttagcgatgcgaattccttcacaaagtgcatccaagacgctgcaagggaaacgctcccggttctactgccgcggaagaagtttgcttttgcatctgcggaaacaaaatccacatacaattctgtatttgacgcgcgcagcgctggtgacttcaaccaggaaaagcgtcttagaaagaagctgcgtcgtcaactgcaacaagaccgcgataacgagtgggcgtcaagagcgatggagtttgagaaggcgtgggaggacaggaacccgcggaaagcctatgctctactaaaaca tggggtagctgtcggtgaagcaacccttccaatttggaaggaacacttcaagaccttgctgaaccggctagcatcgtcagctcctgaactcgaacacgttcatagaccgacatatgcggttaacgaggaaccaccgaccgagtccgaggtcctggtctgtattcaaaaaatggaaattggaaaatctggtggagacgacgggatcaAAGaccatccgttcaatatggatagacgaaaggatacatGA
- a CDS encoding hypothetical protein (NECATOR_CHRIII.G9622.T3): protein MATTVVGRPVHHPPLETNTSSKNLEEQPWYHGLRPRNDIICLLKTPGDWLVRSTDSRDIPEIIISVRVKGKKKDHSHLTLKFENNKWSLSATRKKGGPRFDTVVDLVEYYKKHELPGHIVMKTPIPRPKWLIKHDMCKFDMLKDLIGTGNFCKVFRGTYEREKNDIVPVAIKICHGASVQQVTEEAKQARESMIHEAQLMSYYVHKHVIQVHMQKQKEKVSVPERISLCYEASAGMRYLHTKGCVHRDLAARNCLLSDVGLKHTAKAHNLKGQLPEGSTESLATTIRFVTLNCRTLSSELQQAALSRLLRYLSAPFAALQETRMRGRPVISIENYTIYCGDAVENKVGGCAIAVRNDYKNLVEEFGSTSSRCAFLRLQDRRGRKLWVVSAHASTETAEDNSKDAFYDELNALMSKIPSQQVVIVGVDANAKMGLEQQSDVLGKWYYPAECTSDNGDNGDNRNHRRHQLTWQGSTLLTPEEQIKRKMRTLKLQLDYVLARNIPQSDIRKSRAVWDVAFDSDQRPVLLSFKIRFHKRNRGVPPQPKIDMAGPKDDECRRKFRKRVSIHVGVRTRKKLSDANSFTKCIQDAARETLPVLLPRKKFAFASAETKSTYNSVFDARSAGDFNQEKRLRKKLRRQLQQDRDNEWASRAMEFEKAWEDRNPRKAYALLKHGVAVGEATLPIWKEHFKTLLNRLASSAPELEHVHRPTYAVNEEPPTESEVLVCIQKMEIGKSGGDDGIKDHPFNMDRRKDT, encoded by the exons ATGGCAACTACTGTTGTTGGTCGACCAGTACACCATCCACCATTAGAGACTAATACTTCGTCGAAAAATCTTGAAGAACAACCATGGTATCATGGATTGCGACCACGAAATGATATAAT ATGTCTCCTTAAAACACCAGGTGATTGGCTAGTTCGATCGACGGATTCAAGGgatattccagaaattattatttctgttcgtgttaaaggaaagaagaaagatcaCTCACATTTAACTTTGAA atttgaaaataataaatggtcCCTTAGCGCTACCAGGAAGAAAGGAGGGCCTCGTTTTGATACTGTTGTGGATTTAGTTGAATATTATAAG aagcaTGAACTTCCTGGACATATTGTTATGAAGACCCCTATACCACGACCAAAATGGTTGATAAAGCACGATATGTGCAAATTTGACATGCTTAAG GATCTGATCGGAACGgggaatttttgcaaagtttttcGTGGAACATACGAACGCGAAAAGAACGACATTGTTCCTGTAGCTATAAAA ATCTGTCATGGTGCTTCGGTACAACAAGTAACAGAAGAGGCAAAGCAAGCGAGAGAATCAATGATTCACGAGGCTCAGCTGATGAGTTACTACGTTCATAAACATGTTATTCAG GTGCACATgcaaaagcagaaagaaaaagtttcagTGCCGGAAAGAATATCACTGTGCTATGAG GCTTCGGCTGGAATGAGATATCTGCACACGAAAGGTTGCGTGCACCGTGATCTAGCTGCAAGGAACTGCTTGTTATCAGATGTTGGATTGaag cacaccgccaaagcccataacctgaaaggtcaactgcctgaagggagcacggaatctttggcaacaaccattcgtttcgtcacgctgaactgccgaacactatcgagtgaactccaacaagccgctctatccagacttctgcgatatctcagtgcgccttttgctgcactgcaggaaacacgcatgaggggtcggcccgtcatcagcatcgaaaattacaccatatactgcggcgatgctgttgagaacaaagtaggtggctgcgcgatagctgtgaggaacgattacaagaacctggtggaggaatttggctcaacgtcgtctagatgcgcctttctacgactgcaggatcgcagaggacgtaaactctgggtcgtaagtgctcacgcatctacggaaaccgctgaggacaacagtaaggacgccttctacgatgaactcaatgcgttgatgtctaaaataccaagccagcaggtggtcattgtcggagtcgacgcaaatgcgaagatgggactcgaacagcaatccgatgtgctaggaaaatggtattatccagcggagtgtacgtcggacaacggtgacaaCGGTGACAAC aggaatcatcgacgccatcagctcacgtggcaggggtcaacccttttaacgcctgaagagcagatcaagcggaagatgaggactcttaaacttcagctcgactacgttctggcgaggaacattcctcagtcagatatccgaaaatctagagctgtttgggacgtcgcgttcgactctgaccaacgtccagttcttctcagcttcaagatacggttccacaagagaaaccgaggagttcctcctcaaccgaaaatcgacatggcaggtccgaaagacgatgaatgcagaagaaaattccgcaaacgtgtgtctattcatgttggagtacggaccaggaagaagcttagcgatgcgaattccttcacaaagtgcatccaagacgctgcaagggaaacgctcccggttctactgccgcggaagaagtttgcttttgcatctgcggaaacaaaatccacatacaattctgtatttgacgcgcgcagcgctggtgacttcaaccaggaaaagcgtcttagaaagaagctgcgtcgtcaactgcaacaagaccgcgataacgagtgggcgtcaagagcgatggagtttgagaaggcgtgggaggacaggaacccgcggaaagcctatgctctactaaaaca tggggtagctgtcggtgaagcaacccttccaatttggaaggaacacttcaagaccttgctgaaccggctagcatcgtcagctcctgaactcgaacacgttcatagaccgacatatgcggttaacgaggaaccaccgaccgagtccgaggtcctggtctgtattcaaaaaatggaaattggaaaatctggtggagacgacgggatcaAAGaccatccgttcaatatggatagacgaaaggatacatGA
- a CDS encoding hypothetical protein (NECATOR_CHRIII.G9622.T2), with protein sequence MRTLKLQLDYVLARNIPQSDIRKSRAVWDVAFDSDQRPVLLSFKIRFHKRNRGVPPQPKIDMAGPKDDECRRKFRKRVSIHVGVRTRKKLSDANSFTKCIQDAARETLPVLLPRKKFAFASAETKSTYNSVFDARSAGDFNQEKRLRKKLRRQLQQDRDNEWASRAMEFEKAWEDRNPRKAYALLKQYSDKMKRCSPCPQHCQWGSCR encoded by the coding sequence atgaggactcttaaacttcagctcgactacgttctggcgaggaacattcctcagtcagatatccgaaaatctagagctgtttgggacgtcgcgttcgactctgaccaacgtccagttcttctcagcttcaagatacggttccacaagagaaaccgaggagttcctcctcaaccgaaaatcgacatggcaggtccgaaagacgatgaatgcagaagaaaattccgcaaacgtgtgtctattcatgttggagtacggaccaggaagaagcttagcgatgcgaattccttcacaaagtgcatccaagacgctgcaagggaaacgctcccggttctactgccgcggaagaagtttgcttttgcatctgcggaaacaaaatccacatacaattctgtatttgacgcgcgcagcgctggtgacttcaaccaggaaaagcgtcttagaaagaagctgcgtcgtcaactgcaacaagaccgcgataacgagtgggcgtcaagagcgatggagtttgagaaggcgtgggaggacaggaacccgcggaaagcctatgctctactaaaacagtatagcgacaaaatgaaaagatgttccccctgtcctcaacactgccagtggggtagctgtcggtga